The following proteins come from a genomic window of Gossypium raimondii isolate GPD5lz chromosome 5, ASM2569854v1, whole genome shotgun sequence:
- the LOC105770543 gene encoding auxin response factor 17 produces the protein MPPSRSSPPELRHVDPRIWRACAGSSVQIPTVNSRVYYFPQGHLEQVCGSTPKLSSLVLSRPLINCVISDVHYLADPRTDEVFAKLLLTPVETSRLPNQFLNVNGEVEDSDRNKIVSFAKVLTPSDANNGGGFSVPRFCADSVFPPLDYNADPPVQTLSVTDVRGGVWEFRHIYRGTPRRHLLTTGWSKFVNQKKLIAGDSVVFMRDCNWKMFIGVRRAMKAGEGGGDSGRWREPSDGGAMKGEGRGRMTAEAVAEAAEKAARGFPFEVVYYPRAGWTDFVARAVLVEAGISTYWAAGTRVKMAVETEDSSRLAWFQGTVMSAAVPDSGPWIGSPWRMLQVAWDEPEVLQNARKVNPWQVQISSSSPLHSSFPSEKRLKFSQDSGLADAEGEIFPISGLTNSTMGYLNPSLLNYNSFPAGMQGARQYHFHLQSLTNDMSENTPMMSTDNFSGNYVVPKPTRISTELNIGSSQSDNLSPDSQSSMVSFGTELIEHGGCNSSKVGVGSFRLFGKIIALKEPVRSRFDDVGCMDDVGGKRHDEAVSEKNSLDLSLTYGCSKLLDRLDVQCQRASTFEGFSL, from the exons ATGCCGCCTTCACGGTCTAGTCCTCCGGAGCTACGTCATGTTGATCCAAGGATCTGGCGAGCTTGTGCCGGCTCTTCCGTTCAGATCCCCACCGTTAATTCTAGGGTTTATTACTTCCCTCAAGGCCACCTTGAACAAGTTTGCGGTTCCACTCCCAAACTGTCCTCTCTCGTACTGTCTAGGCCTCTCATCAATTGCGTTATCTCAGACGTTCATTATCTTGCCGATCCGAGAACCGATGAGGTCTTCGCTAAGCTTTTACTCACCCCTGTTGAAACTTCTAGGCTTCCTAATCAATTTCTAAATGTGAATGGTGAAGTTGAGGATTCTGATAGGAATAAGATCGTGTCGTTTGCTAAGGTTTTAACACCCTCTGATGCCAACAACGGCGGTGGATTCTCCGTCCCGCGGTTTTGTGCCGATTCTGTTTTCCCGCCGCTCGACTACAATGCTGATCCGCCAGTTCAGACTCTCTCCGTCACCGACGTTCGCGGCGGTGTTTGGGAGTTTCGTCACATTTATCGAGGGACGCCACGTAGGCATCTGCTCACTACGGGATGGAGCAAGTTCGTTAATCAAAAGAAGCTTATCGCCGGCGATTCTGTTGTTTTCATGAGGGACTGTAATTGGAAAATGTTTATTGGAGTCCGACGAGCGATGAAGGCGGGAGAAGGCGGAGGGGATTCTGGGAGGTGGAGAGAGCCGAGTGATGGAGGAGCAATGAAAGGGGAAGGAAGGGGGAGGATGACGGCGGAGGCAGTGGCTGAAGCGGCGGAGAAGGCAGCGAGGGGGTTCCCGTTCGAGGTTGTGTATTATCCTCGGGCCGGTTGGACTGATTTCGTGGCAAGGGCGGTGTTGGTGGAGGCTGGAATCAGTACTTACTGGGCTGCGGGGACCAGAGTGAAGATGGCAGTTGAGACGGAGGACTCCTCGCGATTGGCTTGGTTTCAAGGGACAGTTATGTCTGCTGCTGTACCGGATTCTGGCCCCTGGATTGGCTCGCCTTGGCGAATGCTTCAG GTTGCTTGGGATGAACCTGAAGTTCTCCAGAATGCAAGGAAAGTGAACCCATGGCAAGTTCAAATTTCTTCCTCCTCACCGCTTCATTCCTCGTTCCCCTCGGAAAAGAGGCTGAAGTTTTCTCAGGATTCAGGGCTGGCTGATGCAGAGGGTGAAATCTTTCCTATATCAGGGTTAACTAATTCAACAATGGGGTATTTGAATCCATCACTGTTGAATTACAATTCTTTTCCTGCTGGCATGCAGGGAGCCAGGCAATATCATTTTCACTTGCAAAGTTTAACCAACGATATGAGTGAGAATACCCCAATGATGTCCACTGATAACTTCTCTGGCAACTATGTGGTACCCAAGCCAACTAGGATATCCACTGAGCTCAATATTGGCAGTTCACAGTCTGACAACTTGTCACCTGATAGTCAGAGCAGCATGGTTTCCTTTGGCACGGAACTTATCGAACATGGGGGTTGCAACTCAAGCAAAGTAGGTGTTGGTTCGTTTCGATTGTTTGGCAAGATAATTGCTTTGAAAGAGCCTGTCAGAAGCAGATTTGATGATGTTGGTTGTATGGATGATGTTGGAGGTAAAAGGCATGATGAAGCTGTGAGTGAAAAGAACTCCTTAGATCTGTCATTGACTTATGGCTGTTCGAAGCTGCTTGACAGGCTTGATGTCCAATGCCAACGAGCCTCAACTTTTGAAGGCTTCTCCTTGTGA
- the LOC105770180 gene encoding uncharacterized protein LOC105770180 — protein MAASFSNHSLLPPHFSASLKPSKHTHIASSPVQFLYQRPRFSKPFSGFSPSNLSFPLNIKNCPQRWTFKASLSAQESARTENVKASAGEDFPSLKAMIRVYREALLNGDDRIVSEIESRISILENEKDGLEKQVLELSAEITSGKEKYIRLQADFDNYRKRSEKERLTARSDAKGEVMESLLPMVDSFERAKQQIKPETEKEKKIDTSYQGIYKQFVEIMRSLQVAVVPTVGKPFDPSLHEAIAREESQEFKEGIIIQEFRRGFLLGDRLLRPAMVKVSSGPGSSKKATVVTHESLGDDQ, from the exons ATGGCTGCTTCATTCTCTAACCACTCTCTCTTGCCTCCTCACTTCTCTGCTTCTTTAAAACCCTCAAAACACACCCATATAGCTTCATCGCCGGTCCAATTTCTTTACCAAAGACCTCGCTTTTCAAAACCCTTTTCTGGGTTTTCTCCATCTAACCTCTCCTTCCCTCTGAACATCAAAAACTGTCCACAAAGGTGGACTTTCAAGGCTTCTCTTTCAGCCCAGGAATCTGCTCGCACT GAAAATGTAAAAGCATCAGCTGGAGAAGATTTTCCCAGTTTAAAGGCCATGATTAGAGTTTACAGGGAGGCGCTTCTCAATGGAGATGATAGGATTGTATCTGAAATTGAGAGTAGAATTAGCATTTTAGAAAACGAGAAGGATGGATTGGAAAAACAAGTTTTGGAATTGTCGGCAGAGATAACCTCTGGGAAAGAGAAGTATATCCGTTTACAAGCTGATTTTGATAATTATCGGAAAAGATCGGAGAAGGAGAGACTTACGGCAAGGTCTGATGCTAAAGGAGAAGTGATGGAGAGTCTGTTGCCCATGGTTGACAGTTTTGAGAGAGCCAAGCAACAAATTAAACCCgaaacagagaaagaaaagaagatagatACGAGTTATCAGGGTATATACAAGCAATTTGTGGAGATCATGAGGAGCTTGCAAGTGGCTGTTGTCCCTACAGTTGGAAAGCCCTTTGATCCCTCT CTACACGAAGCAATAGCACGCGAAGAGTCGCAAGAGTTCAAGGAAGGGATTATCATCCAAGAATTTCGTCGTGGATTCCTCCTTGGGGATCGGCTACTAAGACCAGCGATGGTTAAAGTTTCTTCAGGGCCAGGTAGTAGTAAGAAAGCAACTGTGGTTACTCATGAATCTTTGGGAGATGATCAGTAA